In Nothobranchius furzeri strain GRZ-AD chromosome 18, NfurGRZ-RIMD1, whole genome shotgun sequence, a single genomic region encodes these proteins:
- the LOC129163643 gene encoding serine/threonine-protein phosphatase 2A 56 kDa regulatory subunit delta isoform-like gives MPHKSKKEKDSLKSGRSKKSGGKNGPTDDQEGSAKKAPPATQLLRVKQPGSHSAVKREKRFSTSSFPLSANRELQKLPALAGMHS, from the exons ATGCCTCACAAGAGCAAAAAGGAGAAG GATTCCTTAAAATCTGGAAGATCCAAAAAATCTGGAGGTAAAAATGGACCCACAGATGACCAAGAA GGCTCTGCTAAGAAAGCACCTCCTGCGACTCAGCTGCTGAGGGTGAAGCAGCCGGGGTCACACTCAGCCGTGAAGAGGGAGAAGAGGTTCAGCACTTCCTCCTTTCCTCTCAGTGCTAACAGAGAGCTGCAGAAGCTACCCGCTCTTGCAGGTATGCACTCCTAA